One segment of Macrotis lagotis isolate mMagLag1 chromosome 1, bilby.v1.9.chrom.fasta, whole genome shotgun sequence DNA contains the following:
- the LOC141509600 gene encoding olfactory receptor 2AJ1-like, which yields MWGKKNLTFTSDFILLGLLDPNHYGMLFLSLILMMFMVAIMGNTVLILLIHFDTRLHTPMYFLLKHLSFTDILNIFNIVPMMAINYISGRKSITFVGCGFQLFLYVIFVGAECLILSAMSYDRYVAICHPLRYPMLMNNRISIILAAGCWLGGIINSIIHTTYVMLLPYCGTRIIDHFFCEVPAMLRLSCVDTSQYQEKVYVSSVFFFLIPFSIILFSYGQILHIVLHMKSKEAQKKAFSTCSSHLTVVAMYYGSCIFTYMRPKSYHTPGQDKVIAISYTILAPMLNPVIYSLRNKDVLCALKKVLSNALSHRNENG from the coding sequence ATGTGGGGGAAAAAGAATCTGACTTTTACAAGTGATTTTATCCTTTTAGGATTATTGGACCCAAATCATTATGGAATGCTCTTCTTATCACTAATTCTCATGATGTTTATGGTGGCAATCATGGGAAACACAGTCTTGATTCTTCTTATCCACTTTGACACACGGCTCCACACTCCAATGTACTTCCTTCTGAAGCACCTCTCCTTCACGGATATCTTGAATATCTTCAATATTGTTCCCATGATGGCCATTAACTACATATCTGGCAGGAAATCCATCACATTTGTAGGTTGTGGGTTCCAGCTCTTCCTCTATGTCATTTTTGTGGGTGCTGAGTGCCTTATTCTCTCAGCCATGTCCTATGATCGCTATGTAGCCATCTGCCACCCACTGCGTTACCCCATGCTCATGAACAATCGAATCAGTATCATTCTGGCTGCTGGCTGCTGGCTTGGAGGAATCATCAACTCTATAATTCATACAACTTATGTAATGCTTCTCCCATATTGTGGCACAAGGATCATTGACCACTTTTTCTGTGAAGTCCCAGCCATGTTGAGACTCTCTTGTGTTGATACATCACAATATCAAGAAAAAGTCTATGTGAGTTCTGTATTCTTCTTCCTAATTCCTTTTTCCATCATCCTTTTCTCATATGGTCAGATTCTCCATATTGTGCTACATATGAAATCTAAGGAAGCCCAGAAAAAAGCCTTCTCCACTTGTTCCTCCCACCTGACTGTGGTTGCCATGTATTATGGTTCATGTATCTTTACATACATGAGACCAAAGTCCTATCATACACCCGGTCAGGACAAGGTCATAGCCATCTCATATACCATTCTTGCTCCCATGCTCAACCCTGTCATCTACAGTCTCAGAAATAAAGATGTCTTATGTGCCCTGAAGAAGGTTTTAAGTAATGCTCTTAGTCACAGAAATGAAAATGGTTAA